The sequence CGCGGCGGCGGTGCGGTCGAGCGCGAGCGGTGGCGCGCTCGCGGGTGCGTTGGAGCGGCTCGCCGGGGACCTGCGGGCCGACCGCGCGGTGGCGGTCGAGGCCGCCGCGCAACGCGCCGGGGTGCTCATCGTGCTGCCGCTCGGCCTCTGCTTCCTGCCCGCCTTTCTGCTCGCCGGCCTGGTGCCGGTGCTGGTCGCCGTGCTCGGCGACGTGCTGTGAAACCCGTGGTGCGGCAGCGGGCCGCACCCGTGACCGAGGAGGACCACGTGCATCAACTCGTCGCAGCGTTCCGGCGCCTGCGTACCGAAGCGGCCGATGCCGGGATGAGCACCGCGGAGTACGCGGTGGGCACCCTGGCCGCGGTCGCCTTCGCCGGCGTCCTGCTCAAGATCGTGACAAGCCCGGCCGTGCAGAGCGCGCTGTCCGGCCTGATCACCAAGGCGCTCAAGTGAGCGAGGTCGTGGCGTGACGGGGCGCCGGCGGCCCGGCCGGGACCGGGGCTCCTTCACCGCCGAGCTCGCGGCCGGGCTGCCGGCGCTCATGGTGCTGCTCCTCGTCGGCATCACCGCGGTCTCGGCGGTGCTGGCCAAGACGCAGTGCCTGGACGCCGCCCGGGAAGCGGCGCTGGCCGAGGCCCGGGGCGAGTCTTCGTCGGTGGCAG is a genomic window of Actinoplanes teichomyceticus ATCC 31121 containing:
- a CDS encoding DUF4244 domain-containing protein yields the protein MRTEAADAGMSTAEYAVGTLAAVAFAGVLLKIVTSPAVQSALSGLITKALK
- a CDS encoding TadE family type IV pilus minor pilin — encoded protein: MTGRRRPGRDRGSFTAELAAGLPALMVLLLVGITAVSAVLAKTQCLDAAREAALAEARGESSSVAARTAPAGADIRVEGDRESVTATVSVRVGVLGAHLPGITVTAVAVAAREPQTPVPGTD